A region from the Streptosporangium sp. NBC_01756 genome encodes:
- a CDS encoding ABC transporter permease produces the protein MRFLARRLGFYLLTAWAAVTLNFLIPRLMPGDPVDLLVARLKGNVDPAAIDAMKRAFGISDAGVWQQYLDYLGNLFHGELGRSITFFPTEVSTIIAGSLPWTVGLVGVATLLSYLVGTFLGVIVAWRRGSWLDGVLPATTFMHAVPYFWVALALVFVFGVTLRWFPVSRAYGLDVMPAFDGPFVSSVLYHAALPAITIVIASMADRILGMRNVMVTTLGEDYVVMAEAKGLTSRRVMWAYAARNAILPNITSFALSLGFVVGGSVLTEIVFSYPGIGSMLLKGVENEDFPLMQGIFLVISLAVLAANLLADLAYVVLDPRTRQEA, from the coding sequence GTGAGATTCCTCGCCAGGCGGCTCGGGTTCTACCTCCTCACGGCCTGGGCCGCCGTCACCCTCAACTTCCTCATCCCCCGGCTGATGCCGGGGGACCCGGTCGACCTGCTGGTGGCCCGGTTGAAGGGCAACGTCGACCCGGCCGCGATCGACGCGATGAAGCGCGCGTTCGGGATCAGCGACGCCGGTGTCTGGCAGCAGTACCTCGACTACCTGGGGAACCTGTTCCACGGCGAGCTGGGCCGGTCGATCACGTTCTTCCCCACCGAGGTGTCCACGATCATCGCCGGCAGCCTGCCGTGGACGGTCGGCCTGGTCGGGGTCGCCACGCTGCTCAGCTACCTGGTGGGCACCTTCCTCGGGGTGATCGTCGCATGGAGACGGGGGAGCTGGCTCGACGGGGTGCTGCCCGCCACGACGTTCATGCACGCGGTGCCGTACTTCTGGGTGGCCCTGGCGCTGGTGTTCGTCTTCGGGGTGACGCTGCGGTGGTTCCCGGTGAGCCGCGCCTACGGCCTGGACGTCATGCCCGCCTTCGACGGCCCGTTCGTGTCGAGTGTGCTCTACCACGCGGCGCTGCCGGCCATCACGATCGTGATCGCCTCGATGGCCGACCGCATCCTCGGGATGCGCAACGTCATGGTCACCACGCTGGGTGAGGACTACGTGGTGATGGCCGAGGCCAAGGGGCTCACCAGCCGCCGGGTCATGTGGGCCTACGCCGCCCGCAACGCGATCCTGCCCAACATCACCAGCTTCGCCCTGTCGCTCGGGTTCGTGGTCGGCGGCTCGGTGCTCACCGAGATCGTCTTCTCCTACCCGGGCATCGGGTCGATGCTGCTCAAGGGCGTGGAGAATGAGGACTTCCCGCTGATGCAGGGCATCTTCCTGGTCATCTCGCTGGCGGTGCTGGCCGCCAACCTCCTCGCCGACCTGGCCTACGTCGTGCTCGACCCCCGCACCCGGCAGGAGGCCTGA
- a CDS encoding PIG-L deacetylase family protein has product MTHVLAIGAHAGDMDLTAGAVLAQHVQAGDQATLLHLTLGERGHPRVPVAEYAEQKREEAERFAAAIGAGVRFLDYEDGLLPEDEDVKMRVGDLIRELRPDVVLTHWSESIHKDHARTHRIVLDARFYGGLRTLARELPAYWAGELYYADNWEDAEGYRPDVSVELTEEAYETWSQAITGYAFARGETYGFPYVDYYRALTIVRGAPAGFRRAQAFMAPKGSRDVRTRYFGKRDAA; this is encoded by the coding sequence ATGACCCATGTCCTGGCCATCGGCGCCCATGCGGGCGACATGGACCTCACGGCGGGCGCCGTACTCGCCCAGCACGTCCAGGCGGGAGACCAGGCCACCCTGCTGCACCTGACGCTCGGCGAGCGCGGCCATCCCCGCGTCCCCGTCGCCGAGTACGCGGAGCAGAAGCGGGAGGAGGCGGAGAGGTTCGCGGCGGCGATCGGCGCGGGCGTCCGGTTCCTCGACTACGAGGACGGCCTGCTCCCCGAGGACGAGGACGTCAAGATGCGGGTCGGCGACCTGATCAGGGAGCTGCGGCCGGACGTCGTGCTGACGCACTGGAGCGAGAGCATCCACAAGGACCACGCCCGCACCCACCGCATCGTGCTGGACGCCCGCTTCTACGGCGGTCTGCGGACCCTGGCACGTGAACTGCCCGCTTACTGGGCGGGAGAGCTCTACTACGCCGACAACTGGGAGGACGCCGAGGGCTACCGGCCCGACGTCTCCGTCGAGCTGACCGAGGAGGCCTACGAGACCTGGTCGCAGGCCATCACCGGGTACGCGTTCGCCCGGGGCGAGACCTACGGCTTTCCCTACGTCGACTACTACCGCGCCCTGACGATCGTGCGCGGCGCCCCCGCCGGATTCCGGCGGGCGCAGGCGTTCATGGCCCCCAAGGGATCCCGGGACGTCCGGACCCGCTATTTCGGAAAGAGGGATGCCGCATGA
- a CDS encoding serine/threonine-protein kinase — translation MGGWEQTPALLVGRYRLEELIGRGGTGEVWRGHDLRPDWPVAVKLLLPEVADIPMRERFAREARTAARIVHRNVVTVFDVGEHEGRPFLVMELLAGRDLATELAENGPLDVSAVCRLVGQAAIGLDAAHRAGVVHRDVKPANLRRSADGVLKVVDFGTARVATEAAARLTSTGSVIGTAAYLSPEQILGEAGTAASDLYALGCVCYELLCGRPPFVGPVSDLISQHVRDLPDPLRRHRPDVPAELERLVLALLEKDPAARPASGEIVRRVLAEVVRRAVPRARDGVVSPLPGPGRSPEPRTAVISTAETHTTRTRAPEAWTAETHTAEVWAAKLIPDRLRRRHVGAALGVVAVLMVGVVWTSAPSDPAESAGAVAILSAQRSVPPSPSPTVSRSVSAVPSPAPSRPPRPSPAAVGWQARLQAFSRAVTDQEQRGGIDAKLARRLREKIAKITRKLQEGKGRDVRGELRDLGRDLARARQKGELASEGPLVVFLRESGFALPAREHESDD, via the coding sequence GTGGGTGGTTGGGAACAGACGCCGGCTTTGCTCGTCGGCCGATATCGACTGGAGGAGTTGATCGGCCGGGGCGGGACGGGCGAGGTATGGCGGGGGCACGACCTGCGGCCGGACTGGCCGGTAGCGGTCAAGCTCTTGTTGCCGGAGGTGGCCGACATCCCGATGCGCGAGCGGTTCGCCCGGGAGGCACGGACCGCCGCGCGGATCGTCCACCGCAATGTGGTGACGGTTTTCGACGTGGGGGAGCACGAGGGCAGGCCGTTCCTGGTGATGGAGCTGCTGGCCGGTCGCGACCTCGCCACCGAGTTGGCCGAGAACGGCCCGCTGGATGTTTCCGCGGTGTGCCGCCTGGTGGGGCAGGCGGCGATCGGACTGGACGCCGCACACCGAGCCGGGGTCGTGCACCGCGATGTCAAACCGGCCAACCTGCGCCGGAGCGCGGACGGCGTGCTCAAGGTGGTCGACTTCGGGACCGCCCGTGTCGCGACCGAGGCCGCGGCCCGCCTGACTTCGACGGGAAGCGTCATCGGCACGGCCGCCTACCTGTCACCCGAGCAGATTCTCGGCGAGGCGGGAACCGCGGCCTCCGACCTGTACGCGCTCGGCTGCGTGTGCTACGAGCTGTTGTGCGGACGTCCCCCGTTCGTCGGACCGGTGTCGGACCTGATCTCCCAGCATGTCCGCGATCTTCCAGACCCACTCCGCCGACATCGCCCGGACGTCCCGGCGGAGCTGGAGCGGCTGGTGCTGGCGTTGCTGGAGAAGGATCCCGCCGCGCGGCCCGCCAGCGGAGAGATCGTCCGCCGGGTGCTGGCCGAGGTAGTCCGGCGGGCTGTGCCCCGCGCCCGTGACGGCGTGGTGTCCCCGCTGCCGGGGCCCGGCCGGTCGCCGGAGCCGCGCACAGCGGTGATTTCCACGGCTGAGACTCATACGACGCGGACACGGGCCCCGGAGGCGTGGACGGCGGAGACTCATACGGCGGAGGTATGGGCGGCGAAGCTCATCCCGGACCGCCTGCGGAGGCGGCACGTCGGGGCCGCGCTGGGCGTGGTCGCCGTGCTCATGGTCGGGGTCGTGTGGACATCGGCCCCGTCGGATCCGGCGGAATCGGCCGGCGCTGTCGCGATCCTGTCCGCGCAGCGGTCCGTACCACCGTCACCGTCGCCGACCGTCTCCCGGAGCGTGAGCGCGGTCCCGTCCCCGGCTCCCAGTCGGCCCCCGCGGCCGTCGCCGGCGGCGGTTGGGTGGCAGGCGCGTCTGCAGGCCTTCAGCCGGGCCGTCACCGACCAGGAACAGCGCGGCGGCATCGACGCCAAGCTGGCCCGCAGGCTCCGCGAGAAGATCGCCAAAATCACCAGGAAACTTCAGGAGGGTAAGGGGCGAGATGTCCGTGGCGAACTGCGCGACCTGGGCCGTGATCTGGCCAGGGCACGGCAGAAGGGCGAGCTCGCCTCCGAGGGGCCGCTCGTCGTCTTCCTCCGCGAGTCCGGTTTCGCCCTTCCGGCCCGCGAACACGAGTCCGACGACTGA
- the mmsB gene encoding multiple monosaccharide ABC transporter permease — protein sequence MAQMSSGQAPARQSPPAGGAAAPVPPRAPGSRFSVNLRQSGIYIAFALIIVLFSFVTDGELLKPQNISNIMVQNSYILILAIGMILIIIAGHIDLSAGSVVALTGAISAVLMVDQHLAWPLAVLVTLAAGALIGAWQGYWIAYFGIPAFIVTLAGMLVFRALTMTVLGNQGIGPFPDAVRTLSNGFTPSYLGNIGLGPLDGADLFTLLVGLVAVAAIVVTQWRARQARIGYRQKVDALPLFLLRIAAASVVVMTVIVQLARFKNLPWVLVLLAALVLAYSLLTSRAVFGRHIYAIGGNVHAAGLSGIKVKSVTFWIFVNMGVLAALAGVIFAGRLNQAGPTAGNGFELDAIAAAFIGGAAVQGGVGKVVGAITGGLIMAVINNGMSLIGAPSERVMLFKGLVLLAAVAFDVWAKRRSGSTR from the coding sequence ATGGCGCAGATGAGCAGCGGCCAGGCCCCCGCCCGTCAGAGCCCGCCTGCGGGCGGCGCCGCCGCACCCGTCCCCCCGCGGGCACCGGGAAGCCGTTTCTCGGTCAACCTGCGGCAGAGCGGCATCTACATCGCGTTCGCGCTGATCATTGTCCTGTTCTCCTTCGTGACCGACGGTGAGCTGCTCAAACCGCAGAACATCTCGAACATCATGGTGCAGAACTCCTACATCCTGATCCTCGCGATCGGCATGATCCTGATCATCATCGCCGGTCACATCGACCTGTCCGCGGGATCGGTGGTCGCCCTCACCGGCGCCATCTCGGCGGTGCTGATGGTCGACCAGCACCTGGCCTGGCCGCTGGCGGTGCTCGTCACACTCGCCGCGGGCGCGCTGATCGGGGCCTGGCAGGGGTACTGGATCGCCTACTTCGGCATCCCGGCGTTCATCGTGACCCTGGCCGGCATGCTGGTCTTCAGGGCCCTGACCATGACCGTGCTGGGCAACCAGGGCATCGGCCCCTTCCCCGACGCGGTGCGCACGCTGTCCAACGGCTTCACCCCCTCCTACCTCGGCAACATCGGCCTCGGCCCGCTCGACGGCGCGGACCTGTTCACGCTGCTCGTCGGCCTGGTCGCGGTGGCCGCGATCGTCGTCACGCAGTGGCGCGCCCGCCAGGCGCGGATCGGCTACCGGCAGAAGGTCGACGCGCTGCCCCTGTTCCTGCTCCGGATCGCCGCCGCCTCGGTGGTGGTGATGACGGTCATCGTGCAGTTGGCGCGGTTCAAGAACCTGCCCTGGGTCCTGGTGCTCCTGGCGGCGCTCGTCCTGGCCTACAGCCTCCTGACCAGCCGCGCCGTCTTCGGTCGCCACATCTACGCCATCGGCGGCAACGTGCACGCCGCGGGCCTGTCCGGTATCAAGGTCAAGTCCGTCACGTTCTGGATCTTCGTCAACATGGGCGTGCTCGCCGCCCTCGCGGGCGTCATCTTCGCCGGACGGCTGAACCAGGCGGGCCCCACCGCCGGGAACGGCTTCGAACTGGACGCCATCGCGGCCGCGTTCATCGGCGGCGCCGCCGTCCAGGGCGGGGTCGGCAAGGTGGTCGGGGCCATCACCGGCGGCCTCATCATGGCCGTGATCAACAACGGCATGTCCCTCATCGGCGCGCCGAGCGAACGGGTGATGCTCTTCAAGGGCCTGGTGCTGCTCGCCGCCGTGGCCTTCGACGTCTGGGCGAAACGCCGGAGCGGCTCGACGCGCTGA
- a CDS encoding GNAT family N-acetyltransferase, with protein MTITVRAFAGGDESALLDGWNRSLPADPTTAGWLRDCVLLDPNFDPAGLRVAVLAGQVVGACYAVRRLTPLAGTDLDPETGWIPFFFVAPEHRRGGLGRRLLGEALDFLRGEGRTQVDFASYTPNYVLPGIDPEAYPDGHRLLTGLGFTTLYSPVAMDRGLVGYVTPDEVRELQAGRAGDGYDFRSPRDGELPELIRFAADVFNPDWGEALRNAVLGGIPRERILIARRDGIVGFAMYGAYRGVPERFGPFGVDPAERGTGLGKILLHATMTRMRAEGLHSSWFLWTGETSPAGHLYTRAGYAITRRFHVMRWRADEHGETTG; from the coding sequence GTGACGATCACTGTGCGCGCTTTTGCCGGGGGGGACGAGTCCGCCCTGCTCGACGGGTGGAACCGGAGCCTGCCCGCCGACCCCACGACGGCCGGCTGGCTGCGGGACTGCGTGCTCCTCGACCCCAACTTCGACCCGGCCGGGTTGCGGGTCGCCGTCCTGGCCGGTCAGGTCGTGGGAGCCTGCTACGCCGTGCGACGGCTGACCCCGCTCGCCGGCACGGACCTCGATCCGGAGACCGGCTGGATCCCGTTCTTCTTCGTCGCCCCCGAGCACCGCCGCGGCGGCCTCGGCCGCCGGCTGCTCGGAGAGGCGCTGGACTTCCTCCGCGGCGAGGGCCGTACCCAGGTCGACTTCGCCTCCTACACGCCGAATTATGTGCTGCCCGGAATCGATCCGGAGGCATACCCCGACGGCCACCGGCTGCTGACCGGCCTCGGTTTCACGACGCTCTACTCACCGGTGGCGATGGACCGCGGTCTGGTCGGCTACGTCACGCCGGACGAGGTCCGCGAGCTCCAGGCCGGGCGGGCCGGCGACGGTTACGACTTCCGCAGCCCGCGGGACGGGGAGCTGCCCGAGCTGATCCGGTTCGCCGCCGACGTCTTCAACCCCGACTGGGGCGAGGCGCTGAGGAACGCCGTCCTCGGCGGCATCCCGCGCGAGCGCATCCTGATCGCCCGCAGGGACGGGATCGTGGGCTTCGCGATGTACGGGGCCTACCGCGGCGTCCCCGAGCGGTTCGGCCCGTTCGGCGTCGACCCCGCCGAGCGCGGCACCGGGCTCGGCAAGATCCTGCTGCACGCCACGATGACCCGGATGCGCGCTGAGGGACTGCACTCTTCGTGGTTCCTGTGGACCGGGGAGACCAGCCCCGCCGGCCACCTCTACACCAGGGCCGGCTACGCGATCACCAGGAGATTCCACGTCATGAGGTGGCGGGCGGACGAGCACGGCGAGACCACCGGCTGA
- a CDS encoding ABC transporter substrate-binding protein — translation MSARHWKRSRTPLRHLPIAAVAALVLAGCSGAPQEKGAAAGGEAPPLVIHAIDAGSFQEDFNPFHLEGVNFGSTGMIYETLEFVNKLKPGESTPWLATKHEWADKGKTLTITLRQGVKWSDGTPFTADDVAFTFDTLKKHPELNTGALDLTGTTVLAPDKVELDFGSTSYAKLYNIVGNRAIVAKHLFEKENPVTFTNPKPVGTGPYVLSAFSSQLYEMKKNPAYWQPGKPVVPTLRFPAYTANAVQSGLQQGEIDWAGAFVPDIDKIYVQGQPETNKYYFPPEGLVSLYLNLTKPAFAKPEVRQAISLAVDRDRIVKVAERDYTTVAHPSGVPMPGGDAYLPPEHKDAEYAVDVAKAKQLLQQSGVNPAELSFTLLVPSPYTDWVNAAQLIREDLAKIGVKVETRGVAFQDWVSKVGKGTYDMTIRGTPGGPTPYSALRTLLDGDLAKPVGTSSSGNYERWKDGETDKLIADYAATDDQAAQEQAVQGLGKIMVEKLPVLPLFYSPAWSQYRTGKYVGWPSEQDPYAMPSPYTSPDAAVVLLHLRPAGT, via the coding sequence ATGAGCGCGCGCCACTGGAAACGGTCCCGTACCCCGCTCCGCCACCTGCCGATCGCGGCCGTGGCGGCCCTGGTGCTGGCCGGCTGCTCGGGCGCGCCCCAGGAGAAGGGCGCCGCCGCCGGAGGGGAAGCTCCGCCGCTGGTGATCCACGCCATCGACGCCGGCTCCTTCCAGGAGGACTTCAACCCCTTCCACCTGGAGGGGGTGAACTTCGGCAGCACCGGGATGATCTACGAGACACTGGAGTTCGTCAACAAGCTCAAGCCCGGCGAGAGCACCCCCTGGCTGGCCACGAAGCACGAATGGGCGGACAAGGGCAAGACCCTGACCATCACCCTGCGCCAGGGGGTGAAGTGGTCCGACGGCACGCCGTTCACCGCCGACGACGTGGCCTTCACGTTCGACACGCTGAAGAAGCACCCCGAGCTCAACACGGGCGCCCTCGACCTGACGGGCACCACGGTGCTCGCCCCCGACAAGGTCGAGCTCGACTTCGGCTCGACGTCGTACGCCAAGCTGTACAACATCGTCGGCAACCGGGCGATCGTGGCCAAGCACCTGTTCGAGAAGGAGAACCCGGTCACCTTCACCAACCCCAAGCCGGTCGGCACCGGGCCGTACGTCCTCTCGGCGTTCTCCTCCCAGCTCTACGAGATGAAGAAGAACCCCGCCTACTGGCAGCCGGGCAAGCCCGTGGTGCCGACCCTGCGCTTCCCGGCCTACACCGCCAACGCCGTGCAGAGCGGCCTGCAGCAGGGGGAGATCGACTGGGCCGGCGCCTTCGTGCCCGACATCGACAAGATCTACGTCCAGGGACAGCCGGAGACCAACAAGTACTACTTCCCGCCCGAGGGGCTGGTCTCGCTCTATCTCAACCTGACCAAGCCGGCCTTCGCCAAGCCCGAGGTACGGCAGGCGATCAGCCTCGCGGTCGACCGGGACAGGATCGTCAAGGTCGCCGAACGCGACTACACCACCGTGGCGCACCCGAGCGGCGTGCCGATGCCGGGCGGTGACGCCTACCTGCCGCCCGAGCACAAGGACGCCGAGTACGCCGTCGACGTGGCCAAGGCCAAGCAACTGCTCCAGCAGTCGGGCGTGAACCCGGCGGAGCTGTCCTTCACGCTGCTGGTGCCCTCGCCCTACACCGACTGGGTGAACGCCGCCCAGCTCATCCGGGAGGACCTGGCCAAGATCGGTGTCAAGGTCGAGACACGGGGCGTGGCCTTCCAGGACTGGGTCTCCAAGGTCGGCAAGGGCACCTACGACATGACGATCCGCGGCACGCCCGGCGGTCCCACGCCGTACTCCGCGCTGCGCACCCTGCTCGACGGGGACCTGGCCAAGCCGGTCGGCACCTCCTCCTCCGGCAACTACGAGCGCTGGAAGGACGGGGAGACCGACAAGCTGATCGCCGACTACGCCGCGACCGACGACCAGGCCGCGCAGGAGCAGGCCGTGCAGGGGCTCGGAAAGATCATGGTGGAGAAGCTGCCCGTCCTCCCGCTGTTCTACAGCCCCGCCTGGTCCCAGTACCGCACCGGCAAGTATGTCGGCTGGCCCAGCGAGCAGGACCCGTACGCGATGCCCTCGCCGTACACCTCTCCCGACGCGGCGGTGGTGCTGCTCCACCTCCGGCCGGCGGGCACGTGA
- a CDS encoding maleylpyruvate isomerase family mycothiol-dependent enzyme: MTSPTGDPPADLDPFDIFDTEAARLDRHFSRLDEEGWNRPSRCAGWSVRDVLAHLAGEELYNHACLDGDIEGFSAMLGREGVAGGFDGFNDWCVRRRRDVPVEEVLREWRRANGETRERMRALGRDAELQTLAGPYPVGLQAFHYDSEYATHADDVGASVSEDEAGERARWRAEVAAFVLVEQGAKAQVEMTAERVWVHVSGMSEQLPVAAFVEATVGRLPDGHPLDRRFRAALRCLA, translated from the coding sequence ATGACTTCACCGACAGGCGATCCGCCGGCGGATCTCGACCCTTTCGACATCTTCGACACCGAGGCGGCCCGCCTGGACCGTCATTTCTCCCGGCTCGACGAGGAGGGCTGGAACCGTCCCTCCCGGTGCGCCGGCTGGTCGGTGCGGGACGTGCTGGCCCACCTGGCCGGGGAGGAGCTGTACAACCACGCCTGCCTGGACGGCGACATCGAGGGGTTCTCCGCGATGCTCGGGCGCGAGGGGGTCGCCGGCGGGTTCGACGGTTTCAACGACTGGTGTGTACGGCGCCGCCGTGACGTGCCCGTCGAGGAGGTGCTCCGGGAGTGGCGGCGCGCGAACGGGGAGACGCGTGAGCGCATGCGCGCGCTCGGCCGCGACGCGGAGCTGCAGACCCTGGCCGGGCCGTACCCGGTGGGTCTGCAGGCCTTCCACTACGACTCCGAGTACGCCACGCACGCTGACGACGTGGGAGCCTCCGTATCGGAGGACGAGGCCGGCGAGCGGGCTCGGTGGCGGGCCGAGGTGGCGGCGTTCGTGCTGGTGGAGCAGGGTGCCAAGGCGCAGGTCGAGATGACCGCCGAGCGGGTCTGGGTGCACGTGTCCGGGATGAGCGAGCAGTTGCCCGTCGCCGCCTTCGTCGAGGCGACGGTCGGCCGGCTGCCGGACGGCCATCCGCTGGACCGCAGGTTCAGGGCCGCGCTGCGCTGTCTGGCCTGA
- the mmsA gene encoding multiple monosaccharide ABC transporter ATP-binding protein, with amino-acid sequence MTDDILQMRGITKAFPGVSALQDVNLAVRRGEIHAICGENGAGKSTLMKVLSGVHPHGSYEGEIVFDGEPCRFADIRQSERRGIVIIHQELALIPYLSIAENIFLGNERATRGLIDWNRTNAEAAELLERVGLHENPVTLAMDIGVGKQQLVEIAKALSKRVRLLILDEPTAALNDEDSAHLLGLLRGLREEGITSVIISHKLNEIEAVADSTTILRDGRTIETLDMRGAGVTEERIIAGMVGRDLEHRFPPHEPKIGEEVLRIEDWTVHSPTQHGRVVVSGVDLTLRRGEIVGLAGLMGAGRTELAMSVFGRSYGVGISGRVYKDGKEIQLRSVGEAIGHGLAYATEDRKRYGLNLIEDIKRNVSAAALGKLAKRGWVDDNEEYRVADGFRDSMNIKAPSVLSVTGKLSGGNQQKVVLSKWIFTDADVLILDEPTRGIDVGAKYEIYSIINELADQGRAILVISSELPELLGVCDRIYALSAGRVTGEVTRADATPERLMQLMTRESR; translated from the coding sequence ATGACCGACGACATACTCCAAATGCGCGGGATCACCAAGGCGTTCCCGGGCGTCAGCGCCCTCCAGGATGTCAACCTGGCGGTACGGAGAGGTGAGATACACGCGATCTGCGGGGAGAACGGCGCCGGCAAGTCGACCCTGATGAAGGTGCTGTCCGGCGTCCACCCCCACGGTTCCTACGAGGGTGAGATCGTCTTCGACGGAGAGCCGTGCCGGTTCGCCGACATCAGGCAGAGCGAGCGACGCGGCATCGTCATCATCCACCAGGAGCTCGCCCTCATCCCCTATCTGTCGATCGCCGAGAACATCTTCCTCGGCAACGAGCGGGCGACCCGCGGCCTGATCGACTGGAACCGCACCAACGCCGAGGCCGCGGAGCTGCTGGAGCGGGTCGGGCTCCACGAGAACCCGGTGACGCTCGCGATGGACATCGGGGTGGGCAAGCAGCAGCTGGTCGAGATCGCCAAAGCGCTGTCCAAACGGGTCCGGCTGCTGATCCTCGACGAGCCGACCGCGGCGCTCAACGACGAGGACTCGGCCCACCTGCTCGGCCTGCTGCGCGGACTGCGCGAGGAGGGCATCACCTCGGTGATCATCTCCCACAAGCTGAACGAGATCGAGGCCGTCGCCGACTCCACCACGATCCTGCGCGACGGGCGGACGATCGAGACCCTGGACATGCGGGGTGCCGGGGTCACCGAGGAGCGGATCATCGCGGGCATGGTCGGCCGTGACCTGGAACACCGCTTCCCGCCACACGAGCCGAAGATCGGCGAGGAGGTGCTGCGGATCGAGGACTGGACCGTGCACAGCCCCACCCAGCACGGCCGCGTCGTCGTGTCCGGCGTCGACCTGACGCTGCGCCGCGGTGAGATCGTCGGCCTGGCCGGTCTCATGGGCGCCGGCCGTACGGAGCTGGCGATGAGCGTGTTCGGCCGCAGCTACGGGGTCGGCATCTCCGGCCGCGTCTACAAGGACGGCAAGGAGATCCAGCTCCGCTCGGTCGGCGAGGCGATCGGGCACGGGCTCGCCTACGCCACCGAGGACCGCAAGCGGTACGGGCTCAACCTGATCGAGGACATCAAACGCAACGTCTCGGCCGCCGCGCTGGGGAAACTGGCCAAGCGGGGCTGGGTCGACGACAACGAGGAGTACCGGGTCGCCGACGGCTTCCGCGACAGCATGAACATCAAGGCCCCCAGCGTCCTGTCGGTCACCGGGAAGCTCAGCGGCGGCAACCAGCAGAAGGTGGTGCTGTCGAAGTGGATCTTCACTGACGCCGACGTGCTGATCCTCGACGAGCCGACCCGCGGCATCGACGTGGGCGCCAAGTACGAGATCTACTCCATCATCAACGAGCTCGCCGACCAGGGCAGAGCCATCCTGGTCATCTCCTCGGAGCTTCCCGAGCTCCTGGGTGTCTGCGACCGCATCTACGCCCTGTCGGCCGGGCGCGTCACCGGTGAGGTCACCCGGGCGGACGCCACCCCGGAGCGGCTCATGCAACTCATGACCAGGGAGAGCCGGTGA
- the chvE gene encoding multiple monosaccharide ABC transporter substrate-binding protein, with the protein MRLAKLAAVPVGLVLVMGISACGSSTKTVDQGASGAATVPANALIGVTMPTKSSERWIHDGDNVKSSLEKLGYQVDLQYAENDIPTQVNQIENQITKGAKLLIVASIDGTAITTQLQQAADKKIPVIAYDRLIRNTPNVDYYTTFDNFKVGVQQATSLLVGLGLKKEDGSDGDAKGPFNIELFAGSPDDNNATFFFNGAMETLKPYIDAGTLVVKSGQTDFKTVAILRWDPATAQKRMEDLITKSYSGDTLVDGVLSPYDGLSIGILSALKSSGYGTAGQPYPVVTGQDAEVASVKSIVADEQYATIYKDTRELAAVTVKMADAVLKGTKPEVNNTEDYDNGNKVVPSYLLDPVVVYKDNYKKILIDSGYYTEDQLR; encoded by the coding sequence ATGAGGTTAGCGAAGCTGGCCGCCGTACCGGTGGGCCTGGTTCTCGTCATGGGAATATCCGCCTGCGGTTCGAGCACCAAGACCGTCGACCAGGGCGCCTCGGGCGCGGCGACGGTGCCGGCCAACGCCCTGATCGGCGTCACCATGCCCACCAAGTCGTCGGAACGCTGGATCCACGACGGCGACAACGTCAAGAGCTCCCTGGAGAAGCTGGGCTACCAGGTCGACCTGCAGTACGCGGAGAACGACATCCCCACCCAGGTCAACCAGATCGAGAACCAGATCACCAAGGGCGCCAAGCTGCTGATCGTCGCCTCGATCGACGGCACCGCGATCACCACGCAGCTGCAGCAGGCGGCCGACAAGAAAATCCCGGTGATCGCCTACGACAGGCTCATCCGCAACACGCCCAACGTCGACTACTACACCACGTTCGACAACTTCAAGGTGGGCGTGCAGCAGGCGACCTCGCTGCTGGTGGGCCTGGGGCTGAAGAAGGAGGACGGCTCCGACGGCGACGCCAAGGGCCCGTTCAACATCGAGCTCTTCGCCGGATCACCGGACGACAACAACGCCACCTTCTTCTTCAACGGCGCGATGGAGACCCTGAAGCCCTACATCGACGCCGGCACCCTGGTCGTCAAGAGCGGTCAGACCGACTTCAAGACCGTCGCCATCCTGCGCTGGGACCCGGCCACCGCGCAGAAGCGGATGGAGGACCTGATCACCAAGTCCTACTCCGGCGACACCCTGGTCGACGGCGTGCTCTCGCCGTACGACGGTCTGTCCATCGGCATCCTGTCCGCGCTGAAGAGCAGCGGGTACGGCACGGCCGGCCAGCCCTACCCGGTCGTCACCGGCCAGGACGCCGAGGTCGCCTCGGTCAAGTCGATCGTCGCCGACGAGCAGTACGCCACGATCTACAAGGACACCCGCGAACTGGCCGCGGTCACCGTCAAGATGGCCGACGCCGTGCTCAAGGGCACCAAGCCCGAGGTGAACAACACCGAGGACTACGACAACGGGAACAAGGTCGTCCCGTCCTACCTGCTCGATCCCGTCGTGGTCTACAAGGACAACTACAAGAAGATCCTCATCGATTCCGGCTACTACACCGAGGACCAGCTCAGGTGA